The proteins below come from a single Panicum hallii strain FIL2 chromosome 7, PHallii_v3.1, whole genome shotgun sequence genomic window:
- the LOC112900508 gene encoding uncharacterized protein LOC112900508 — MAGVGTLPVVVTPTICNLGVGRVLVNGGAGLNLLSPEMFHKMQIGERKLLPSMPFYGVTDGKTISLGQVELPVTFGEWDNFRTENIVFDMAHFDLLYNAILRRPALAKFMAAVHYAYSTLKIPGPSGVISVKADIKGSVHCAERLYEAMAAVSPDDGKCTWRMLGMHYFDTYMDKAPYRVPTGF; from the coding sequence ATGGCAGGGGTCGGCACCCTCCCCGTGGTTGTGACTCCCACGATCTGCAACCTCGGGGTGGGAAGAGTCCTCGTTAACGGGGGAGCGGGTCTGAACCTCCTCTCCCCGGAGATGTTCCACAAGATGCAGATCGGGGAACGCAAGCTGCTCCCATCAATGCCTTTCTATGGTGTTACTGATGGGAAGACGATTTCCCTAGGGCAGGTCGAGTTACCCGTCACGTTCGGGGAATGGGACAACTTTCGCACCGAGAACATTGTCTTCGACATGGCGCACTTCGACCTCCTCTACAACGCCATCCTCAGGCgcccggcgctcgccaagtttatggcagctGTGCATTATGCATACAGCACCCTGAAGATCCCGGGGCCTTCCGGGGTCATCTCCGTTAAGGCGGACATCAAGGGGTCGGTGCATTGTGCCGAGAGGCTCTACGAGGCCATGGCGGCCGTCTCCCCGGACGACGGCAAATGCACTTGGAGAATGCTTGGTATGCACTACTTTGACACCTACATGGACAAAGCCCCTTATAGGGTACCAactgggttttga